Proteins encoded in a region of the Nitrospira sp. genome:
- a CDS encoding thermonuclease family protein — protein sequence MKPHPITISAWLLAGLAWFAPLSPDASAEPLQKSALGSTLNQQCDLCWYPSPDEERSDRLPTYKQRRHPRPPDSRPQRYPKGRYKLAPSHKQTRLSSLRARARHEMRVLSTLQTRVIDGDTIRVGGERIRLRGIDTPEMSEFDGPAAKRRLEELLRDGQIRIVPHGRDVYNRLLADVFVNDQNVADTLILEGYEKRRS from the coding sequence ATGAAGCCGCACCCAATAACGATTTCAGCTTGGTTGCTCGCTGGGCTGGCATGGTTTGCCCCGTTATCTCCCGATGCCTCGGCAGAGCCTCTGCAGAAATCCGCCCTTGGCTCCACCCTCAACCAGCAATGTGATCTCTGCTGGTATCCATCGCCGGATGAAGAACGTTCGGATCGCCTCCCCACGTACAAGCAACGACGCCACCCACGTCCTCCGGACAGCCGGCCCCAGCGCTATCCCAAGGGACGATACAAACTCGCGCCCAGCCATAAACAGACCCGGCTTTCCTCTCTTCGAGCCAGGGCGAGACACGAGATGAGGGTACTGAGCACGTTACAAACGCGCGTGATCGATGGCGATACGATCCGTGTTGGAGGTGAGCGCATCAGACTCCGTGGGATCGACACGCCAGAAATGAGTGAATTCGACGGTCCGGCAGCCAAGCGACGGTTGGAAGAATTGCTGCGCGACGGCCAGATTCGCATCGTGCCGCATGGGCGAGATGTCTACAATCGTCTCCTGGCCGATGTATTCGTGAACGACCAGAACGTGGCGGACACGTTGATCTTGGAGGGATATGAAAAGCGTCGGTCATAG
- a CDS encoding barstar family protein, which translates to MRTIQGKKCRTPSGLFDEFARALDFPDYFGHNWDALEECLADLEWLPAKGYILLITDTQAVLPEDEEEYDTLLEILDDAGEAWSKGQTAEGRSAPFHVVFVIAEEDKSKRKHWELEEFSSIESETPKTKPSPRRSAKRPRK; encoded by the coding sequence ATGCGTACCATCCAGGGGAAGAAATGCCGAACTCCATCGGGTCTCTTCGATGAGTTCGCACGGGCGCTCGACTTCCCGGATTACTTCGGACACAACTGGGATGCACTCGAAGAATGTCTGGCTGATTTGGAGTGGCTTCCGGCCAAAGGGTATATCTTACTCATTACCGACACACAAGCCGTGCTTCCAGAGGACGAAGAAGAGTACGATACATTGCTGGAAATCCTCGACGACGCCGGTGAAGCCTGGAGCAAGGGCCAAACGGCGGAGGGTCGGAGCGCCCCATTCCATGTAGTTTTTGTAATCGCCGAGGAAGACAAATCGAAGCGAAAGCACTGGGAGCTGGAAGAATTCTCCTCTATCGAATCGGAGACACCCAAGACGAAACCCAGTCCGAGACGTTCAGCCAAGCGGCCTCGAAAATAG
- a CDS encoding phospholipase D family protein: MSSTLITGSVWGRIKKLSKSMSPALAAVPYFGAGASDLLKLREGSLLVVKFDRETIGSGQVDPREVVKAIKRGVEVHSCSNLHAKVYVFGNTAVVGSSNVSRHSENNLLEACVETTEREVISNAKKFVCSLLGDKVGLEYAEKMIPFYRPPLRSRQQGARIKGKKKTPSHSDLWLVSLVQRGWQDVDYEQEEKGRPTAEKAMMNPRSSELEDFQWSGGKILERYKVGQRVIQCTRADGNKVLVSPPSRIVSIRPYTVKGKKRAIVYLEVPKKYRRKQLASFLRRLGPIAEQLGNPRRTRQIRDPDLIYTLGRLWT; the protein is encoded by the coding sequence ATGTCGTCAACACTGATAACAGGCTCCGTCTGGGGGCGTATCAAAAAACTGTCCAAATCCATGTCGCCCGCTCTTGCTGCTGTTCCGTACTTCGGCGCTGGCGCATCCGATCTACTGAAACTTCGCGAAGGAAGCCTGCTGGTCGTCAAGTTTGACCGTGAGACGATTGGGTCTGGCCAAGTCGATCCGCGGGAGGTTGTAAAAGCAATAAAACGTGGTGTTGAGGTTCATTCCTGCTCCAACCTGCACGCCAAAGTTTACGTATTCGGAAATACCGCTGTTGTTGGCTCATCAAATGTTTCGAGGCACTCCGAAAACAATCTTCTTGAGGCCTGTGTCGAAACCACGGAAAGAGAGGTTATCTCGAATGCCAAGAAATTTGTTTGCAGCCTTCTCGGGGACAAAGTGGGGCTTGAGTATGCTGAGAAGATGATTCCCTTCTATCGCCCTCCTCTGCGATCAAGACAACAGGGCGCCCGTATCAAGGGGAAGAAGAAAACGCCATCTCACTCTGACCTTTGGTTAGTGTCTCTCGTACAGCGCGGCTGGCAGGACGTAGACTATGAACAGGAAGAAAAGGGTAGACCGACAGCTGAAAAAGCTATGATGAATCCTCGATCATCTGAGTTGGAAGACTTTCAATGGTCAGGAGGCAAGATTCTGGAGCGGTACAAGGTTGGACAGCGAGTAATCCAATGCACAAGAGCAGATGGCAACAAAGTGCTTGTCTCACCACCATCCCGTATAGTCAGTATTCGGCCATACACTGTCAAAGGAAAGAAACGGGCGATCGTCTATCTCGAAGTCCCCAAAAAGTACCGCCGGAAGCAGCTGGCCTCGTTTCTCCGTAGACTAGGTCCGATTGCAGAACAGCTAGGAAATCCACGTCGAACAAGACAGATTCGTGACCCTGATCTTATCTATACCCTCGGACGCCTATGGACATAA
- a CDS encoding GFA family protein: MSNGNVYQGSCFCGAVRFTVSGEPAAMGYCHCESCRTWAAAPVNAFTLWKPDAVKITQGAEHIGTYSKTPLSYRKWCKTCGGHVFTEHPTWGLTDVYAAVIPDFPYQAGIHVNYEETRLRIKDGLPKMKDLPKEMGGSGVSIPE, from the coding sequence ATGAGCAACGGGAACGTTTACCAAGGAAGCTGCTTTTGTGGCGCGGTTCGATTCACGGTCAGCGGTGAACCGGCCGCAATGGGCTATTGCCATTGTGAGTCCTGTCGAACCTGGGCGGCTGCGCCCGTCAACGCCTTCACCCTGTGGAAACCCGACGCGGTGAAGATCACGCAGGGTGCAGAGCACATCGGCACGTATAGCAAGACACCTCTCAGTTATCGCAAATGGTGCAAGACCTGTGGAGGCCACGTCTTTACAGAACATCCCACATGGGGACTCACCGACGTGTATGCGGCGGTCATTCCGGACTTTCCCTACCAAGCCGGCATCCACGTGAACTATGAGGAAACGAGGCTGCGAATAAAGGACGGGTTGCCAAAGATGAAGGACTTGCCAAAAGAGATGGGCGGCTCAGGCGTCAGCATACCCGAATGA
- the hemL gene encoding glutamate-1-semialdehyde 2,1-aminomutase, which yields MRTSRSAKLFTEAQQLIPGGVNSPVRAFRSVGGQPRFIARAKGSRLYDVDRNVYIDYVLSWGPMILGHAPSAVIAAIKSAAGRGTSYGAPTESEVSLAREIRNAFPSMEKIRLVSSGTEAVMSAIRVARGFTKRTGVMKFEGCYHGHGDYLLAKAGSGLATLGIPDSPGVPEDFAKHTLTAPYNDIRTVQQLIKANRDHLACIIVEPIAGNMGVVPPAPDFLASLRQLTSDHNILLIFDEVISGFRVGYGGAQAFYGITPDLTVLGKIIGGGLPVGAYGGRKEIMDLIAPVGPVYQAGTLSGNPLAVSAGLATLRQLRVKGVYKKLEERSAALGKGIGEAAKKAGIPVTQTRVGSMLTTFFTPGPVVDWNTAKQSDTKRYGQFFHHMLEQGVYLAPSQFEAAFLSTAHSAQDIEKTIRAAHTAFKKL from the coding sequence ATGAGAACGTCTCGCTCTGCCAAGCTCTTCACCGAGGCTCAGCAACTCATTCCCGGTGGCGTCAATAGCCCTGTTCGGGCCTTCCGCTCGGTCGGAGGACAACCGCGCTTTATCGCACGGGCGAAAGGATCCAGGCTCTATGATGTGGACCGCAACGTCTATATCGACTATGTGCTGTCGTGGGGGCCGATGATTTTAGGCCACGCCCCTTCCGCGGTGATCGCCGCGATCAAGAGCGCGGCCGGGCGAGGCACGAGTTACGGAGCGCCGACCGAGTCGGAAGTATCACTGGCAAGAGAGATCCGGAACGCCTTCCCTTCCATGGAAAAGATCCGGCTTGTCAGCTCCGGCACCGAAGCCGTCATGAGCGCGATCCGTGTGGCTCGTGGATTCACCAAGCGGACCGGCGTCATGAAATTCGAAGGCTGCTATCACGGCCACGGCGACTATCTATTGGCAAAAGCCGGGTCAGGTCTGGCGACATTGGGAATTCCGGATTCACCGGGCGTACCGGAAGACTTTGCCAAACATACCCTCACCGCTCCCTATAATGACATTCGTACGGTTCAGCAGCTGATCAAAGCCAACCGAGATCATCTTGCCTGCATCATCGTCGAGCCTATCGCAGGGAATATGGGAGTCGTCCCTCCTGCTCCAGACTTTCTGGCGTCACTGCGGCAGCTGACAAGCGATCACAACATCCTCTTGATTTTTGATGAAGTCATCTCGGGGTTCCGTGTCGGTTATGGGGGGGCGCAGGCATTCTATGGCATCACACCGGACCTCACGGTTCTCGGGAAGATCATCGGGGGTGGATTGCCGGTCGGTGCCTACGGCGGACGGAAAGAGATCATGGATCTCATCGCACCGGTTGGCCCGGTGTATCAGGCCGGTACTCTCTCCGGTAATCCGCTGGCAGTCTCAGCGGGATTGGCAACCCTCAGGCAGTTGCGGGTGAAGGGGGTTTACAAGAAACTCGAAGAGCGATCAGCAGCTCTAGGCAAGGGGATTGGCGAGGCGGCGAAGAAGGCCGGGATTCCCGTGACACAGACGCGAGTCGGGTCGATGTTAACGACCTTCTTTACCCCTGGTCCTGTTGTGGATTGGAATACGGCGAAACAGTCCGACACGAAGCGGTACGGCCAATTTTTTCACCACATGCTGGAGCAGGGCGTCTATCTCGCCCCTTCTCAATTCGAGGCTGCCTTCCTCTCGACTGCCCACAGTGCACAGGACATCGAGAAAACCATCCGCGCCGCGCACACCGCCTTCAAGAAACTCTAG
- a CDS encoding XRE family transcriptional regulator: protein MTREGLIQAQAAKRLGVAQPRISKIACNKVDKRSLDYLVGLCAKAGLTVAVKLAA from the coding sequence ATGACCCGCGAAGGATTGATCCAGGCACAGGCAGCCAAACGCCTCGGTGTGGCTCAGCCGCGCATCTCCAAGATCGCGTGCAACAAAGTGGACAAGCGTTCCCTTGATTACCTGGTGGGCCTCTGCGCCAAAGCCGGTTTGACTGTGGCAGTCAAGTTGGCCGCATAG
- a CDS encoding serine hydrolase, with protein sequence MALQGFKILTFTDIQPGATAHGWWNNANSEVYRLNAWPKVAPGVAASAEITKISSVVHGSPSERELHFDVKNTGATTIDIDVWGLGWDWSLRDMLDAVRAEFGVPAVGGATVTTQGIKELGVSGIRKYGNSVAVEASDRWHLGSDTKAMTATLLAVLAQKSIVGWDVTVAQAFPEWAQTMNAIFKNATFERLMAHRSGILNVTSDESTALADTSKTVPQRRREFARLITHRQHGDPNVLFDAPGVIFSYQNANFILAGAMLERCTGKSWEDLMTTELFQPLGMTTAGFGAPGSATDVNEPWGHSDASGQRLASKGDNTPGLGPAGTVHASLQDWAKFIRLHLDGSEGSLILSPTSLARLHTQYPPNPMYPNRYGWGWIMFDDFGALALGHDGSNNLWYCSCQVLPGKGMGFLAVTNIGAGTNGNGGLACGKIIQKLRQRQFQM encoded by the coding sequence ATGGCACTTCAAGGTTTCAAAATTCTCACCTTTACGGATATTCAGCCGGGAGCGACGGCTCACGGCTGGTGGAACAACGCAAACAGCGAGGTCTATCGACTGAATGCCTGGCCGAAGGTAGCGCCGGGTGTCGCCGCGTCCGCTGAAATCACGAAGATCAGCAGTGTCGTGCACGGGAGCCCATCAGAGCGTGAGCTCCATTTTGACGTGAAGAACACCGGAGCGACGACGATCGATATCGATGTGTGGGGATTGGGGTGGGACTGGTCATTGCGGGACATGCTCGACGCGGTGCGCGCGGAGTTCGGCGTCCCCGCGGTGGGAGGCGCCACGGTCACCACGCAGGGGATCAAGGAACTGGGAGTGTCGGGGATTCGTAAGTATGGGAACAGCGTCGCGGTCGAGGCCAGCGATCGCTGGCACCTCGGATCGGACACAAAAGCGATGACGGCGACGCTGCTCGCCGTCCTGGCGCAGAAAAGCATCGTTGGCTGGGACGTGACGGTGGCCCAGGCATTTCCCGAATGGGCTCAAACGATGAACGCCATCTTCAAGAACGCAACGTTCGAACGACTGATGGCGCACAGATCGGGGATTCTCAACGTGACCTCGGACGAGTCCACGGCACTCGCTGACACAAGCAAGACCGTCCCGCAGCGCCGCCGCGAATTCGCCCGTTTGATCACCCATCGGCAACACGGCGACCCCAACGTTCTCTTTGATGCTCCGGGGGTCATCTTCAGCTACCAGAATGCGAACTTCATCCTGGCGGGCGCGATGCTGGAGCGCTGCACCGGCAAGTCATGGGAAGATCTAATGACGACGGAGCTGTTCCAGCCGCTTGGGATGACGACGGCGGGGTTCGGTGCGCCCGGCAGCGCAACCGATGTAAACGAACCCTGGGGGCACAGCGATGCGTCCGGACAGCGTCTCGCATCGAAGGGCGACAACACGCCGGGGCTCGGACCCGCAGGCACTGTCCATGCGTCGCTCCAGGACTGGGCCAAGTTCATTCGCCTTCACCTGGATGGATCGGAGGGTTCCCTCATCCTGTCGCCCACGTCGCTGGCGCGGCTCCACACCCAGTATCCGCCGAACCCCATGTACCCGAATCGTTACGGGTGGGGGTGGATCATGTTCGACGATTTCGGCGCGCTTGCGCTCGGCCATGACGGATCCAACAACCTCTGGTATTGCAGCTGCCAGGTTCTTCCGGGCAAAGGCATGGGATTCCTCGCCGTCACGAACATCGGCGCAGGCACGAACGGCAACGGTGGACTCGCCTGCGGGAAAATCATTCAGAAACTCAGGCAGCGCCAGTTCCAGATGTAG
- a CDS encoding EcsC family protein yields the protein MEQPHRNELAKAKQILEEPAFAAKISNLIAMPLEQGIQILPDSWVETMTNVSRDALEKALKIAVLTLDDNNQTTSREMWHKFAVTVTGAGGGAFGLPALAVELPISTVIMLRSIADIGRSEGEDLRQPEARLACLQVFALGGRATEDDAAESGYFAVRTALASTITEAAHHIAQSGILNETAPIVLRLIGSIAGRFGIVVSQKAAAQAIPLIGAAGGALINLAFVDHFQGMARGHFIVRRLERLYGQDIVEAEYDEL from the coding sequence ATGGAACAACCACATCGTAATGAGCTGGCAAAGGCAAAACAAATACTGGAGGAACCTGCATTCGCGGCTAAAATTTCTAATCTAATTGCCATGCCACTCGAGCAAGGTATCCAAATCCTGCCGGATAGCTGGGTTGAGACTATGACTAATGTCTCTCGAGATGCTCTGGAGAAAGCCCTCAAAATTGCTGTGCTTACATTGGACGATAATAATCAAACCACTTCTCGTGAAATGTGGCATAAGTTCGCAGTTACCGTCACGGGCGCAGGAGGCGGCGCATTCGGCTTACCTGCCCTAGCAGTCGAGCTGCCTATTTCGACTGTAATTATGCTCAGGTCGATAGCCGACATTGGACGATCCGAGGGAGAAGACCTGCGACAGCCAGAGGCAAGGCTCGCATGTTTACAGGTGTTTGCACTAGGGGGGAGAGCAACAGAGGATGATGCAGCTGAATCCGGCTACTTTGCCGTGAGAACCGCGCTTGCTTCCACTATTACCGAAGCAGCCCACCATATTGCGCAAAGCGGCATTCTGAACGAGACTGCCCCAATAGTTCTGCGGCTAATAGGAAGTATCGCAGGACGTTTCGGTATTGTGGTTTCACAAAAAGCCGCAGCGCAGGCTATTCCTCTAATAGGTGCTGCGGGAGGGGCTCTAATCAATCTAGCTTTTGTAGATCATTTTCAAGGTATGGCGAGAGGCCATTTTATCGTTCGTCGCCTCGAACGACTTTACGGTCAGGACATCGTAGAGGCGGAATATGACGAGTTATAG
- a CDS encoding IS4 family transposase yields the protein MGHKGIRPLSCSRTLDATIIELCATVFDWARFQRTKGAIKLHLQLDHQGCLPCWALVTDGDTNDVRIAQQLTFAPGTIVVIDRGYLDYARYHRWTVDEVGFVTRPRTNMLYEVLEQRSVPTRGPVLVDEVIRLTSSHAADRCSVPLRQVTIWDERQQRPLRFLTTLMQLAASTIAAIYRERWQIELLFKALKQHLRIKTFVGTSENAVQVQIWIALLAMLLLKFLQLKSTWPWSLSNLAALLRFNLLTYRDLWDWLNAPFERPLLIPAPPQQRLFAT from the coding sequence ATGGGCCACAAAGGTATCCGACCCCTTAGTTGCTCGCGCACCCTCGACGCAACGATCATTGAACTCTGTGCCACGGTGTTCGATTGGGCCAGATTCCAGCGGACGAAGGGGGCGATCAAGCTCCATCTGCAGCTGGATCACCAGGGGTGTTTGCCCTGCTGGGCCCTCGTGACCGACGGCGACACCAACGACGTGCGGATCGCCCAACAGCTCACCTTTGCGCCAGGCACCATCGTGGTGATCGATCGCGGGTATCTCGACTATGCCCGCTATCATCGTTGGACGGTCGACGAGGTGGGATTTGTCACCCGTCCACGCACCAACATGCTCTACGAAGTGCTGGAGCAACGCTCCGTGCCGACACGCGGACCGGTGCTGGTCGATGAGGTGATCCGTCTCACCAGTTCCCATGCGGCTGACCGGTGCTCGGTCCCCCTGCGACAGGTGACGATCTGGGATGAGAGACAGCAGCGGCCGCTACGGTTCCTGACCACTCTCATGCAGCTTGCGGCCAGCACGATTGCCGCCATCTATCGGGAGCGCTGGCAGATCGAACTCCTCTTCAAGGCCTTGAAACAGCATCTCCGGATCAAGACGTTTGTGGGCACGAGTGAGAACGCCGTACAGGTCCAAATCTGGATCGCCCTGCTCGCGATGCTGCTGTTGAAATTTCTGCAGCTGAAGTCCACGTGGCCCTGGAGTCTCTCGAATCTGGCCGCGTTGCTCCGCTTCAATCTGTTGACCTATCGGGATCTGTGGGACTGGCTCAATGCGCCCTTTGAACGGCCGCTGCTCATACCAGCGCCGCCCCAACAGAGGCTATTCGCTACCTGA